One genomic region from Amycolatopsis sp. FBCC-B4732 encodes:
- a CDS encoding cation-translocating P-type ATPase, producing the protein MTCGSCAARIERKLNRLDGVEATVNYATGKALVAVPAARTVDDIVRTIEAAGYTAQPPAPPEPDVPAEPAGPDPLRQRLLGSAVLSVPVIVLAMVPALQFPTWQWVSLVLATPVVVWGAWPLHRAAWTNLRHATATMDTLVSMGVAAAFLWSLYALFFGGAGTIGMRHEFELTLAADHDLDGIYFEVATGVTLFILAGRFFESRSRRRAGAALRALLDLGAKSVSVLRGGREERIPIERLRAGERFVVRPGEKIATDGVVEEGDSAVDLSLVTGEAVPVEVSAGTPVVGATVSMSGRLVVRATRVGADTRLARIAAMVERAQGGKVDVQRLADRVSAVFVPVVMALSLATLAFWLGTGADTAVAFTAAVAVLIIACPCALGLATPTALLVGTGRGAQLGVLVKGPEMLESTRRVDTVVLDKTGTVTTGKMSLVAVRTVDGVPADLALQLAGALENASEHPIADAVVSAATRRFGSVGEVLEFRNVAGFGVLGRVDGHRVVVGRPELMHRLSVRLPSSLLAAKQKAEHAGHTAVILAWDGCAHAVLVVADTVKPTSAAAVFQLRRLGLTPILLTGDNEAVARAIAREAGITDVIAGVSPEQKVDVIAGLKAQGHVVAMIGDGVNDAAALASADLGLAMGTGTDAAIEAGDLTLVRGDLLAAVDAIRLSRRTLGTIKANLFWALAYNVAALPLAAAGLLNPMIAGAAMALSSCLVVSNSLRLTRFRPAGDRPGYAAL; encoded by the coding sequence ATGACCTGCGGTTCGTGCGCGGCGCGGATCGAGCGCAAGCTCAACCGCCTCGACGGCGTCGAGGCCACGGTCAACTACGCCACCGGGAAGGCACTGGTCGCGGTGCCGGCGGCGCGGACCGTCGACGACATCGTCCGCACCATCGAAGCCGCCGGCTACACCGCGCAGCCGCCCGCGCCACCCGAACCGGACGTGCCCGCGGAGCCGGCGGGCCCGGACCCGCTGCGGCAGCGGCTGCTCGGCTCGGCCGTGCTGAGCGTGCCGGTGATCGTCCTCGCGATGGTCCCCGCGTTGCAGTTCCCCACGTGGCAATGGGTTTCGCTCGTGCTGGCCACCCCGGTCGTGGTCTGGGGCGCGTGGCCGTTGCACCGCGCGGCCTGGACCAACCTGCGCCATGCCACCGCGACCATGGACACGCTGGTGTCGATGGGCGTCGCCGCGGCGTTCCTCTGGTCGCTCTACGCGCTGTTCTTCGGCGGTGCGGGCACCATCGGGATGCGCCACGAGTTCGAGCTGACCCTGGCCGCCGACCACGACCTGGACGGCATCTACTTCGAGGTCGCCACCGGCGTGACGCTGTTCATCCTCGCGGGCCGGTTCTTCGAGTCCCGGTCGCGCCGGCGGGCCGGTGCTGCGCTGCGCGCGTTGCTGGACCTTGGCGCGAAGTCCGTCTCCGTGCTCCGAGGCGGCCGTGAAGAGCGGATCCCGATCGAGCGGCTGCGGGCCGGCGAGCGGTTCGTGGTCCGGCCCGGCGAGAAGATCGCGACCGACGGCGTCGTCGAGGAAGGCGACTCCGCGGTCGACCTCAGCCTGGTGACCGGCGAAGCCGTCCCGGTCGAGGTGTCCGCCGGGACCCCGGTCGTCGGCGCCACGGTCAGCATGAGCGGCCGGCTCGTCGTCCGCGCGACGCGCGTCGGCGCGGACACCCGCCTCGCGCGGATCGCGGCGATGGTCGAGCGGGCGCAGGGCGGCAAGGTCGACGTGCAGCGGCTGGCCGACCGCGTGTCCGCGGTGTTCGTACCCGTGGTCATGGCGCTTTCCTTGGCCACCTTGGCGTTCTGGCTCGGGACCGGGGCGGACACCGCGGTCGCGTTCACCGCGGCCGTCGCGGTGCTGATCATCGCGTGCCCTTGCGCGCTCGGCCTGGCCACGCCGACGGCGCTGCTCGTCGGCACCGGCCGCGGCGCCCAGCTCGGCGTCCTGGTCAAGGGACCGGAGATGCTGGAATCGACCCGCCGCGTCGACACCGTCGTGCTCGACAAGACCGGCACGGTCACCACCGGCAAGATGAGCCTGGTCGCCGTGCGCACCGTCGACGGCGTCCCGGCCGACCTGGCGCTGCAGCTGGCCGGGGCGCTCGAGAACGCGTCGGAGCACCCGATCGCCGACGCGGTGGTGTCGGCGGCGACCCGGCGGTTCGGCTCGGTGGGGGAGGTCCTGGAGTTCCGCAACGTCGCCGGTTTCGGAGTCCTCGGCCGGGTCGACGGGCACCGCGTCGTCGTCGGCCGGCCCGAGCTGATGCACCGGCTCTCGGTGCGGCTGCCGTCGTCTCTGCTGGCGGCGAAGCAAAAGGCGGAGCACGCCGGGCACACCGCGGTCATCCTGGCTTGGGACGGCTGCGCCCACGCCGTGCTGGTGGTGGCCGACACGGTGAAGCCGACGTCGGCGGCCGCGGTGTTCCAGCTGCGGCGGCTCGGCCTGACGCCGATCCTGCTGACCGGCGACAACGAGGCCGTGGCCCGCGCGATCGCCCGCGAGGCCGGCATCACCGACGTCATCGCCGGAGTCTCGCCCGAGCAGAAGGTCGACGTGATCGCCGGCCTCAAGGCCCAGGGCCACGTCGTGGCGATGATCGGCGACGGCGTCAACGACGCGGCCGCGCTCGCCTCGGCGGACCTCGGGCTGGCGATGGGCACCGGAACCGACGCGGCGATCGAGGCCGGCGACCTGACGCTCGTCCGCGGCGACCTGCTGGCCGCGGTCGACGCGATCCGGCTGTCCCGCCGGACACTGGGAACGATCAAGGCGAACCTGTTCTGGGCCCTGGCCTACAACGTCGCGGCGCTGCCACTGGCCGCGGCGGGCCTGCTCAACCCGATGATCGCGGGCGCGGCGATGGCGCTGTCGAGCTGCTTGGTGGTGTCGAACAGCCTGCGCCTGACCCGCTTCCGGCCCGCGGGCGACCGGCCGGGCTATGCCGCGTTGTAG
- a CDS encoding MBL fold metallo-hydrolase, with protein MPANAIDQPDDWTTPGAHPVAPGIHRIPLPLPITGLTTVNAYVLEGPDGLVLIDPGWAGPANERAVTTALAELGHRLGDVRVCLATHHHWDHYTQAFAWRETLGVQLRIGENERFSIDGFDTASPFPNHPELLARCGAEELAERVLAIDVSGAGTPYGPPDGWLRDGDRIPVRDGELEVIATPGHTRGHVVYAHSPAGVLFAGDHVLPAITPSLGFEVAPEATPLRSFISSLKLLLARPDTVLLPAHGPVGTSTHTRVHEILDHHRDRLDEVNELLVAGATNAYEVARQLPWTRHRRQLDALQLEHQLSAVMEIEAHLDVLAHLGRVTLDETPAARRYNAA; from the coding sequence ATGCCCGCGAACGCGATCGACCAGCCGGACGACTGGACCACCCCCGGCGCGCACCCGGTCGCGCCCGGCATCCACCGCATCCCGCTGCCCCTGCCGATCACCGGCCTGACCACCGTGAACGCCTACGTGCTCGAAGGCCCCGACGGCCTCGTGCTGATCGATCCCGGCTGGGCGGGCCCGGCCAACGAACGCGCCGTCACGACCGCGCTGGCCGAGCTGGGCCACCGGCTCGGCGACGTGCGCGTCTGCCTCGCCACGCACCACCACTGGGACCACTACACCCAGGCCTTCGCGTGGCGCGAAACCCTCGGCGTCCAGCTGCGGATCGGCGAGAACGAGCGGTTCAGCATCGACGGCTTCGACACGGCCAGCCCGTTCCCCAACCACCCGGAACTCCTGGCCCGCTGCGGCGCCGAAGAGCTGGCCGAGCGGGTGCTCGCGATCGACGTCTCCGGGGCCGGCACCCCCTACGGACCCCCGGACGGCTGGCTCCGCGACGGCGACCGGATCCCGGTGCGGGACGGCGAACTGGAAGTGATCGCGACCCCGGGCCACACCCGCGGCCACGTCGTCTACGCCCACTCCCCCGCCGGCGTCCTGTTCGCGGGCGACCACGTGCTGCCGGCCATCACCCCGTCCCTGGGCTTCGAGGTCGCTCCCGAGGCGACGCCGCTGCGCTCGTTCATCTCCTCCCTCAAGCTCCTGCTGGCGCGGCCCGACACGGTGCTGCTGCCCGCGCACGGTCCCGTCGGCACCAGCACCCACACCCGCGTCCACGAGATCCTCGACCACCACCGCGACCGCCTCGACGAAGTCAACGAACTGCTCGTCGCGGGCGCCACCAACGCCTACGAGGTCGCCCGGCAGCTGCCGTGGACCCGGCACCGCCGGCAGCTCGACGCACTCCAGCTCGAACACCAGCTGTCCGCGGTCATGGAGATCGAGGCCCACCTCGACGTCCTCGCCCACCTCGGCCGCGTCACCCTCGACGAGACACCGGCGGCGCGCCGCTACAACGCGGCATAG
- a CDS encoding RHS repeat-associated core domain-containing protein — MGNPLVAQTQDSTKAYSGVPLLEDAIGLKDAIESGDWASVAMGAVGTALDALTAVMDPFGAIFAAGVGWLIEHVGPLKEALNALTGNADEIAAQSQTWNNIAKELEDVSTELTNAVKADLVGWQGPAADNYRKRAEDTSGLLAAAQKGCEGAGSGVKTAGEVVGAVRTLVRDIIAELVGHLISWALQVVFTLGIGLTWVVPQVIAAVAKTASKIASLTTKLVKALKALVPLLKKAGTLFEDAAKGLKNIKGGKVGPPGKPGKIDGNPKSPDVKDGKGGKDGDSTTTSGDHSGGTGDKTPGDPPGGGGKDGGGGKDGSTSTSGDHSGGNGNKAPSDPPPAKDPGKDGDTGGGGKDTWECKTDPVDIARGNVVIDQVDLELPSPLVLERLHVSSYRAGRWFGPSWVSTVDQRLAVGRERVRCFAADGTTLVYPLAEPGAPVLPVDGPRRPLTRHADGSYTQSDPLRGRELRFAALPGRGSAELVLRSVTDADGARVEFDYDALGAPLALRHSAGYRVELETEGGRVTAVHVTDPAGQARVLVRRFGYDELGRLTQEFNASGRPQVYDYDAAGRVTGWQDRNGTWFRYVYDTSGRCVRTIGDRGFYDAEFAYDTQRRVTTFTDSLGHAGEYHFNEANQLVREVGPLGGVTTSEWDRDDRLLSRTDPLGRTTSFAYDERGALRSVTRPDGSLLRVTQDAAGLTIETTADDGVVLSRFYPRDELPDPFTETLGIAKPLTSEQAAWTRGDEEPPPVDRDVFGRPRSVLNRSGQPVVLGWTPDGGERLRVRPSGVRESRGYDAEGNEVEHVNGAGLAERTEYGPFDLVTATIDASGARTTYSYDTELRPSTVTNPLGQSWTYRYDPAGRLVEETDFDGRTLRFGYDAAGRLVRSANGAGEQTEYVHDVLGNVVERRSPAGTTRFAYDAVGRMTAAVMGDVELRVTYDGEGTVLGESVDGRTLTHVHEADGTVRRRTPSGVDSVWTFDAAGRPTALVVAGHTVRFEHDAGGREVARTVEGGVALTQVFDVDDNLVGQSVQAAGATPRHRRFSYRPDGLLAGIDDDVAGPTRLVLDATGRVTEVHGATGSQAYRYDPAGNVVETREPGQVPSAGPRRYANNRLVSAGAVAFDHDPQGRVIARNEGGRTWRYRWDSQDRLLSVTTPEGDQWWYRYDPIGRRIGKQRVVTSATGARVVAESYEFTWSGALLVEQVHVDAAQTRRVTVWEYHPGDDRPVVQVERAATLQDRFFAIVTDLVGRPTELLDAAGTAVWRGNASLWGRETGPAATPLRFPGQYADAESGLHYNVFRYYDPSTGRYLSQDPLGLGPAPNPAAYVDNPLAERDLLGLACKKGGGKNKTNDQPGGGDNAGNIPRGGGNKGKGKNDETQASGSGGAGKSDTHSFGKQDGTEVQVDSHQGKHQAGNQSFGMKYTGGSGTKFPDNVNDKWHKDYFSKEVAKYSNDPAYAKHGTEGKNPGSIDQNVNAKKSDLDAHQERVDELESELNAKKAAYKNASAEDKPAVMEEGKKLNQQFKDAKADRDKAEADYNDAKAERESYDGNRKSVQYDKDAKDDGVQYDMTSYWKPDGHGGGNWVTTYHCNPAVPKGGSVEKDWWQPHGKGIAKEFGL, encoded by the coding sequence GTGGGTAACCCGTTGGTCGCGCAGACGCAGGATTCGACCAAGGCGTACTCCGGGGTGCCGCTCCTCGAAGACGCCATCGGCCTGAAAGACGCCATCGAGAGCGGTGACTGGGCCTCGGTGGCGATGGGCGCCGTCGGCACGGCCCTCGACGCGCTGACCGCGGTGATGGACCCCTTCGGCGCGATCTTCGCCGCCGGGGTCGGCTGGCTGATCGAGCACGTCGGCCCGCTCAAGGAGGCGCTCAACGCCCTCACCGGGAACGCCGACGAGATCGCCGCGCAGTCGCAGACCTGGAACAACATCGCCAAAGAGCTCGAAGACGTCTCGACCGAGCTGACGAACGCCGTCAAGGCCGACCTCGTCGGCTGGCAGGGACCCGCCGCCGACAACTACCGCAAGCGGGCCGAAGACACGTCCGGGCTGCTGGCCGCCGCGCAGAAGGGCTGCGAAGGCGCCGGGAGCGGCGTCAAGACCGCCGGCGAGGTGGTGGGCGCCGTCCGCACACTGGTGCGCGACATCATCGCCGAACTCGTCGGGCACCTGATTTCGTGGGCGCTGCAGGTGGTGTTCACCCTCGGCATCGGGCTGACCTGGGTCGTGCCGCAGGTCATCGCCGCCGTCGCGAAGACCGCGTCGAAGATCGCGAGCCTCACGACCAAGCTCGTCAAGGCGCTCAAGGCCCTGGTCCCGCTGCTGAAGAAGGCCGGCACCCTGTTCGAGGACGCCGCCAAGGGGCTGAAGAACATCAAGGGCGGGAAGGTCGGCCCGCCGGGCAAGCCGGGGAAGATCGACGGCAACCCGAAGTCCCCCGACGTCAAGGACGGCAAGGGCGGCAAGGACGGCGACTCCACCACCACCTCCGGTGACCACTCGGGCGGCACCGGGGACAAGACCCCCGGCGACCCCCCGGGCGGCGGCGGCAAGGACGGCGGCGGGGGCAAGGACGGCTCCACCTCGACGTCGGGCGACCACTCGGGTGGCAACGGGAACAAGGCCCCGAGCGACCCGCCGCCCGCGAAGGACCCCGGGAAGGACGGCGACACCGGCGGCGGTGGCAAGGACACCTGGGAGTGCAAGACCGACCCGGTGGACATCGCGCGCGGCAACGTCGTGATCGACCAGGTCGACCTGGAACTGCCGTCGCCGCTGGTGCTGGAGCGCCTGCACGTCTCGTCCTACCGCGCCGGCCGGTGGTTCGGCCCCAGCTGGGTGTCCACTGTGGACCAACGGCTGGCGGTGGGCCGCGAACGCGTCCGGTGTTTCGCCGCGGACGGCACCACCCTCGTCTACCCGCTCGCCGAGCCGGGCGCGCCGGTGCTTCCCGTGGACGGGCCGCGGCGCCCGCTGACCCGGCACGCCGACGGCAGCTACACCCAGTCCGATCCCTTGCGCGGCCGGGAACTCCGGTTCGCCGCGCTGCCGGGCCGCGGATCCGCCGAACTCGTCCTGCGGTCGGTCACCGACGCCGACGGCGCCCGGGTCGAGTTCGACTACGACGCTCTCGGCGCACCGCTGGCCCTGCGGCACTCCGCCGGCTACCGGGTGGAACTGGAGACCGAAGGCGGCCGGGTCACCGCCGTCCACGTGACCGACCCGGCCGGCCAGGCCCGGGTCCTGGTGCGGCGCTTCGGCTACGACGAGCTGGGCCGCCTGACGCAGGAGTTCAACGCCTCCGGCCGCCCGCAGGTCTACGACTACGACGCCGCGGGCCGCGTCACCGGCTGGCAGGACCGCAACGGCACCTGGTTCCGCTACGTCTACGACACGTCCGGCCGCTGCGTCCGCACCATCGGCGACCGCGGCTTCTACGACGCCGAGTTCGCCTACGACACGCAGCGGCGGGTCACGACCTTCACCGACTCCCTCGGCCACGCCGGCGAGTACCACTTCAACGAAGCCAACCAGCTCGTCCGCGAGGTCGGCCCGCTGGGCGGGGTCACCACGTCCGAATGGGACCGCGACGACCGCCTGCTGTCCCGCACCGACCCGCTGGGGCGCACGACGTCGTTCGCCTACGACGAGCGGGGCGCCCTCCGGTCGGTGACCCGGCCGGACGGCTCGCTCCTGCGGGTCACGCAGGACGCCGCCGGACTGACGATCGAGACCACCGCGGACGACGGCGTCGTGCTCTCCCGCTTCTACCCGCGCGACGAGCTGCCGGATCCGTTCACCGAGACCCTCGGCATCGCGAAACCGCTGACGTCCGAGCAGGCCGCCTGGACGCGCGGGGACGAAGAGCCGCCACCGGTGGACCGGGACGTGTTCGGGCGGCCCCGGTCGGTGCTCAACCGGTCCGGGCAGCCCGTGGTCCTCGGCTGGACCCCCGACGGCGGCGAACGGCTGCGCGTGCGGCCCTCCGGGGTGCGCGAGTCCCGCGGCTACGACGCCGAGGGCAACGAGGTCGAGCACGTCAACGGCGCCGGGCTGGCCGAACGGACCGAGTACGGCCCGTTCGACCTGGTCACCGCGACGATCGACGCGTCGGGCGCCCGGACGACCTACAGCTACGACACCGAGCTGCGGCCCAGCACGGTCACCAACCCGCTCGGGCAGAGCTGGACCTACCGCTACGACCCCGCCGGGCGGCTGGTCGAGGAGACGGACTTCGACGGCCGCACGCTCCGCTTCGGCTACGACGCCGCGGGCCGGCTCGTCCGGTCGGCGAACGGGGCGGGCGAGCAGACCGAATACGTCCACGACGTGCTCGGCAACGTCGTCGAGCGCCGCTCCCCGGCCGGCACGACCCGGTTCGCCTACGACGCGGTCGGCCGGATGACCGCCGCGGTGATGGGCGACGTCGAGCTCCGCGTCACCTACGACGGCGAGGGCACCGTGCTCGGCGAGTCGGTCGACGGCCGGACGCTGACCCACGTCCACGAGGCCGACGGCACCGTACGGCGGCGCACTCCGTCCGGAGTGGACAGTGTGTGGACCTTCGATGCCGCCGGGCGGCCCACAGCGCTCGTCGTCGCCGGGCACACCGTGCGCTTCGAGCACGATGCGGGCGGCCGGGAGGTCGCGCGCACCGTCGAGGGCGGGGTCGCGCTCACGCAGGTGTTCGACGTCGACGACAACCTGGTCGGCCAGTCGGTCCAGGCCGCCGGGGCGACGCCGCGGCACCGCCGGTTCAGCTACCGGCCGGACGGGCTGCTCGCCGGGATCGACGACGACGTGGCCGGGCCGACCCGGCTCGTGCTCGACGCCACCGGCCGGGTCACCGAGGTGCACGGCGCGACCGGCAGCCAGGCCTACCGCTACGACCCCGCCGGGAACGTGGTGGAGACGAGGGAGCCCGGCCAGGTGCCGAGCGCGGGTCCGCGCCGGTACGCGAACAACCGGCTGGTTTCCGCCGGCGCCGTCGCCTTCGACCACGACCCCCAGGGCCGCGTGATCGCGCGGAACGAGGGCGGCCGCACCTGGCGGTACCGGTGGGACAGCCAGGACCGCCTGCTCTCGGTCACGACCCCCGAGGGCGACCAGTGGTGGTATCGCTACGACCCGATCGGCCGCCGGATCGGCAAGCAGCGCGTGGTCACCTCGGCCACCGGCGCCCGCGTGGTCGCCGAGTCCTACGAGTTCACCTGGAGCGGCGCGCTGCTGGTGGAGCAGGTCCACGTGGACGCGGCGCAGACCCGGCGCGTCACCGTCTGGGAGTACCACCCCGGCGACGACCGGCCGGTCGTCCAGGTCGAGCGCGCGGCGACGCTGCAGGACCGGTTCTTCGCGATCGTCACCGACCTGGTCGGCAGGCCGACCGAGCTCCTCGACGCGGCGGGAACGGCGGTCTGGCGCGGGAACGCGAGCCTGTGGGGCCGCGAGACCGGCCCGGCGGCCACCCCGCTGCGGTTCCCGGGGCAGTACGCCGACGCCGAATCGGGGTTGCACTACAACGTCTTCCGCTACTACGACCCGTCGACCGGCCGGTACCTGAGCCAGGACCCGCTCGGGCTCGGGCCCGCCCCCAACCCGGCCGCCTACGTCGACAACCCGCTTGCGGAGCGCGACCTGCTCGGCCTCGCCTGCAAGAAGGGCGGCGGCAAGAACAAGACGAACGACCAGCCCGGCGGCGGCGACAACGCGGGCAACATCCCCCGCGGCGGCGGGAACAAGGGCAAGGGCAAGAACGACGAGACACAGGCCAGCGGCTCCGGCGGTGCCGGCAAGTCCGACACGCATTCGTTCGGCAAGCAGGACGGCACCGAGGTGCAGGTCGACTCCCACCAGGGAAAGCACCAGGCAGGCAACCAGAGCTTCGGCATGAAGTACACGGGCGGCTCGGGGACGAAGTTCCCGGACAACGTCAACGACAAGTGGCACAAGGACTACTTCTCCAAGGAAGTCGCCAAGTACAGCAACGACCCCGCGTACGCCAAGCACGGCACGGAGGGCAAGAACCCCGGCTCGATCGACCAGAACGTGAACGCGAAGAAGAGCGATCTCGACGCGCACCAGGAGAGGGTCGACGAGCTCGAGTCGGAGCTCAACGCGAAGAAGGCCGCCTACAAGAACGCCTCGGCGGAGGACAAGCCGGCGGTCATGGAGGAAGGCAAGAAGCTCAACCAGCAGTTCAAGGACGCGAAGGCCGACCGGGACAAGGCGGAAGCGGACTACAACGACGCCAAGGCGGAGCGCGAAAGCTACGACGGCAACCGCAAGTCCGTCCAGTACGACAAGGACGCGAAGGACGACGGCGTCCAGTACGACATGACGTCGTACTGGAAGCCGGACGGCCACGGCGGCGGCAACTGGGTCACGACCTACCACTGCAACCCGGCGGTCCCGAAGGGCGGCAGTGTGGAGAAGGACTGGTGGCAGCCGCACGGGAAGGGCATCGCGAAGGAGTTCGGGCTGTGA